The nucleotide window GCGACGCGCTTGGAAACCTTAGCCATTTACAGACCCTCCACGGTGATGCCCATCGAACGTGCCGAACCGGCGATGGTACGCACGGCGGCGTCCAGGTCGGCAGCGGTCAGGTCAGCGTTCTTGGCCTTGGCGATTTCTTCAGCCTGGGCGCGGGTGATCTTGCCAACCTTGTCGGTGTGGGGCTTCGGCGAACCCTTGGCGATGCCGGCTGCCTTCTTGATCAGCACGGTCGCGGGGGGCGACTTCATCACGAAGGTGAAGCTCTTGTCGGCGAAGGCGGTAATCACCACCGGCACCGGCAGACCGGGTTCCATACCCTGGGTCTGGGCGTTGAACGCCTTGCAGAACTCCATGATGTTCAGACCACGCTGACCCAGTGCGGGACCAACGGGCGGGGAGGGATTTGCCTTACCAGCCGGAATCTGCAGCTTGATAAAGCCAATGATCTTCTTGGCCATCTTTACTCCAATCCGGATCGCCCTTTCGGGATGCGATCCTGTTGAGTCGTAACGCGCTGTCGCCGCACCGGTGGCACGACCTCACGCTCCTCTTGGCGCCGCCACCGGGGCGTCGCCGTTGCCGGTTGCCGCCCTTTCAGGCCGCAGCCGGCAAATTCCTTAAACCTTCTCGACCTGGCCGAACTCGAGCTCGACCGGCGTGGCACGCCCGAAGATGGTGACCGAGACGCGCAGGCGCGACTTCTCGTAGTTCACTTCTTCCACGTTGCCGTTGAAGTCGGTGAACGGGCCGTCCTTGACGCGCACCATTTCGCCCACTTCGAACAGCGTCTTGGGACGCGGCTTCTCGACCCCTTCCTGCATCTGGGTCATGATCTTGTCGACTTCGCGCTGCGAAATCGGGCTCGGGCGATTGCGGGCACCGCCCACGAAACCGGTCACCTTGCTGGTGTTCTTCACCAGGTGCCAGGTTTCGTCGGTCATTTCCATTTCCACCAGCACGTAGCCGGGGAAGAAACGACGCTCGGTGACCGACTTGTGGCCGCCCTTGATTTCCACGACTTCTTCGGACGGCACCAGGATGCGGCCAAACTTGTCCTGCATCTCGGCGCGCTCGATGCGCTCCTGCAGCGCGCGTTGCACGCTCTTCTCCATGCCGGAGTAGGCATGCACGACATACCAGCGCTTCTTCGACGAAGGCGATTCCGGCGCGGTGGTTTCCTGCTGAGCGTTATCCGTCATGTGCTACCTCTTATTTCCAGCCCAATACGAGCGAGAAGACGACCCACTCGATGAGCTTGTCCGCCGACCACAGGAACAGGGCCATGATGACGACAAAGACAAAGACCAGCCCCGTCATCTGCCCGGCTTCCTTGCGCGTCGGCCAGACGACCTTGCGAACTTCCCGATACGATTCCTTGGCGAACCCGATAAAGTCCTTGCCCGGTGCCGACACCAGCGCAACCACGATACCCAGTGCAATACCACCGAACAGTGCGGCGCCACGTACATAAGACGGTTGCTGTGCCAGTGCATAGAAACCGATGACGCCCGCAACCACCAGCAGCACCGCGACGCCAAGCATCCACTTGCCGCTGCTGGCGTTCACGGTTTCAACATTGGGATTGGCCATGTTTCGCAAACGAGACTAAGCCGCGTCACGATTGCTCCTCGCGACGCGGCTGATTGATTTGGCAGGGGCAGAGGGAATCGAACCCCCAACCTTCGGTTTTGGAGACCGACGCTCTGCCAGTTGAGCTATACCCCTAAAACAACTTCGGGGTCGACGCTTGCGCCAACCCCTCTGGCAACGAATGCGGCCGGTTGGTGCCGCATTCGCTATCGAACANNNNNNNNNNNNNNNNNNNNNNNNNNNNNNNNNNNNNNNNNNNNNNNNNNNNNNNNNNNNNNNNNNNNNNNNNNNNNNNNNNNNNNNNNNNNNNNNNNNNATCCGCACTATCATCGGCGCGGAGCTGTTTCACGGACCTGTTCGGGATGGGAAGGGGTGGTTCCAGCTCGCTATGGTCACCAGGCATGAGGGGTTGCAGCGCTGCGGTTGCGGGCAACGCTGCGAATCGGGATGTAGTTGGGGTTGTGCGTGTCAACTGTTTCGGCACAGTCGCGATCACACACCAGGCAAAACACACTGGTTATAGGATCAAGCCTTACGGGCAATTAGTACTGGTTAGCTTAACGCATTACTGCGCTTCCACACCCAGCCTATCAACGTCCTGGTCTCGAACGACCCTTCAAGGAGGTCAAGCCTCCAGGGAATCCTCATCTTCAGGCGAGTTTCCCGCTTAGATGCTTTCAGCGGTTATCTCTTCCGTACATAGCTACCCTGCGATGCCTCTGGCGAGACAACAGGTACACCAGCGGTACGTCCACTCCGGTCCTCTCGTACTAGGAGCAGCCCCCGTCAAGATTCCAACGCCCACGGCAGATAGGGACCAAACTGTCTCACGACGTTTTAAACCCAGCTCACGTACCTCTTTAAATGGCGAACAGCCATACCCTTGGGACCGGCTACAGCCCCAGGATGAGATGAGCCGACATCGAGGTGCCAAACACCGCCGTCGATATGAACTCTTGGGCGGTATCAGCCTGTTATCCCCAGAGTACCTTTTATCCGTTGAGCGATGGCCCTTCCATTCAGAACCACCGGATCACTATGTCCTGCTTTCGCACCTGCTCGACTTGTCGGTCTCGCAGTTAAGCACGCTTTTGCCATTGCACTTTAGGTACGATGTCCGACCGTACCAAGCGTACCTTCGAACTCCTCCGTTACACTTTGGGAGGAGACCGCCCCAGTCAAACTGCCTACCATGCACTGTCCCCGACCCGGATTCACGGGCCAAGGTTAGAACCTCAAACAAACCAGGGTGGTATTTCAAGGACGGCTCCACGTGAACTGGCGTCCACGCTTCAAAGCCTCCCACCTATCCTACACAGATCGGTTCAAAGTCCAATGCAAAGCTACAGTAAAGGTTCATGGGGTCTTTCCGTCTAGCCGCGGGGAGATTGCATCATCACAAACACTTCAACTTCGCTGAGTCTCGGGAGGAGACAGTGTGGCCATCGTTACGCCATTCGTGCAGGTCGGAACTTACCCGACAAGGAATTTCGCTACCTTAGGACCGTTATAGTTACGGCCGCCGTTTACCGGGACTTCAATCAAGAGCTTGCACCCCATCATTTAATCTTCCGGCACCGGGCAGGCGTCACACCCTATACGTCCACTTTCGTGTTTGCAGAGTGCTGTGTTTTTATTAAACAGTCGCAGCCACCATTTTATTGCAACCCCTTCACCCTTCTGGCGCAGGCCAGTCAAGCTACCAGGGCGTACCTTATCCCGAAGTTACGGTACCAATTTGCCGAGTTCCTTCTCCCGAGTTCTCTCAAGCGCCTTAGAATACTCATCTCGCCCACCTGTGTCGGTTTGCGGTACGGTCTCGTATGACTGAAGCTTAGAGGCTTTTCTTGGAACCACTTCCAATTGCTTCGCAGCACTAGGCCGCTCGCCCCACATCCTTGAATCCCGCGCCCGGATTTGCCTGAGCGCCTTCTCCAATGCAGGGACCGGGACTTCCAACACCCGGACAACCTTCCGCGATCCGTCCCCCCATCGCATCATACGACGGTGCAGGAATATTAACCTGCTTCCCATCAGCTACGCATCTCTGCCTCGCCTTAGGGGCCGACTCACCCTACGCCGATGAACGTTGCGTAGGAAACCTTGGGCTTACGGCGAGGGGGCCTTTCACCCCCTTTATCGCTACTCATGTCAGCATTCGCACTTCTGATACCTCCAGCATCCTTTACAAGACACCTTCACAGGCTTACAGAACGCTCTCCTACCACGCGTGCGCTCCTTTAAATCCACTAGCACAACCACCATCGATCATTGTTGGCGGCTTTGTCGATGCTGCGCATCGACAAGCTTGGTGCACTTAAAGGAACGCACGCGTCCGCAGCTTCGGTATATGGCTTAGCCCCGTTACATCTTCCGCGCAGGACGACTCGATCAGTGAGCTATTACGCTTTCTTTAAAGGGTGGCTGCTTCTAAGCCAACCTCCTGACTGTTTTAGCCTTCCCACTTCGTTTCCCACTTAGCCATATTTGGGGACCTTAGCTGGCGGTCTGGGTTGTTTCCCTCTTGACACCGGACGTTAGCACCCGATGTCTGTCTCCCGTGATTGCACTCTTCGGTATTCGGAGTTTGCTATGGCGGGGTAATCAGCAATAGACCCCCCAACCATGACAGTGCTCTACCCCCGAAGGTGAGACACGAGGCACTACCTAAATAGTTTTCGGAGAGAACCAGCTATTTCCAGATTTGTTTAGCCTTTCACCCCTATCCACAGCTCATCCCCTAACTTTTCAACGTTAGTGGGTTCGGTCCTCCAGTACGTGTTACCGCACCTTCAACCTGGCCATGGATAGATCATCTGGTTTCGGGTCTACACCCAGCGACTCAACGCCCTGTTCGGACTCGCTTTCGCTACGCCTTCCCTAATCGGTTAAGCTTGCCACTGAATGTAAGTCGCTGACCCATTATACAAAAGGTACGCCGTCACCCCCGAAGAGGCTCCGACTGTTTGTATGCATGCGGTTTCAGGATCTATTTCACTCCCCTCCCGGGGTTCTTTTCGCCTTTCCCTCACGGTACTGGTTCACTATCGGTCGATCACGAGTATTTAGCCTTGGAGGATGGTCCCCCCATCTTCAGACAGGATTTCACGTGTCCCGCCCTACTTGTCGTACACCTAGTTCCACAATCGTGTTTTCGCATACAGGGCTATCACCTGCTATGGCCGGGCTTTCCATCCCGTTCTGCTAACACCACTGCTAAAGAGTACAAGGCTCTTCCCATTTCGTTCGCCACTACTTTGGGAATCTCGGTTGATTTCTGTTCCTGCAGCTACTTAGATGTTTCAGTTCGCCGCGTTCGCTTCCCACACCTATGAATTCAGTGTGGGATGACCCATTCGGGCCGGGTTTCCCCATTCGGACATCTCCGGATCAAAGCTTGTTTGCCAGCTCCCCGAAGCTTTTCGCAGGCTACCGCGTCCTTCATCGCCTGTGATCGCCAAGGCATCCACCACATGCACTTGTTCGCTTGACCCTATAACGAGTGTGTCTCGATTGCTCGAAACATGTCGCTACAGGATGAGTTCTCGCATTTGTGCCGTATTCCAAGTCATCTTTCGATCACTTAAATACATTTTGGTTGATACAATCACAACCCGGTATCGCGTTTGGGTACTGCAGCGTCTCATCAACGCTTCGCGACACCTTTACTACATCCCATATTGTTAAAGAACAGCCGACTTTCGTCGCTTGGCAATGCCAAATGAAAGCACTCAGCAACGAATGCTTTCATTTGACCACCAATCCAAGGTAACCAGGCCCATCAAAGCGATGGTGGAGGATGACGGGATCGAACCGACGACCCCCTGCTTGCAAAGCAGGTGCTCTCCCAGCTGAGCTAATCCCCCGTACGGATAACT belongs to Cupriavidus taiwanensis and includes:
- the rplK gene encoding 50S ribosomal protein L11 gives rise to the protein MAKKIIGFIKLQIPAGKANPSPPVGPALGQRGLNIMEFCKAFNAQTQGMEPGLPVPVVITAFADKSFTFVMKSPPATVLIKKAAGIAKGSPKPHTDKVGKITRAQAEEIAKAKNADLTAADLDAAVRTIAGSARSMGITVEGL
- the nusG gene encoding transcription termination/antitermination protein NusG, whose translation is MTDNAQQETTAPESPSSKKRWYVVHAYSGMEKSVQRALQERIERAEMQDKFGRILVPSEEVVEIKGGHKSVTERRFFPGYVLVEMEMTDETWHLVKNTSKVTGFVGGARNRPSPISQREVDKIMTQMQEGVEKPRPKTLFEVGEMVRVKDGPFTDFNGNVEEVNYEKSRLRVSVTIFGRATPVELEFGQVEKV
- the secE gene encoding preprotein translocase subunit SecE, which translates into the protein MANPNVETVNASSGKWMLGVAVLLVVAGVIGFYALAQQPSYVRGAALFGGIALGIVVALVSAPGKDFIGFAKESYREVRKVVWPTRKEAGQMTGLVFVFVVIMALFLWSADKLIEWVVFSLVLGWK